Proteins found in one Aethina tumida isolate Nest 87 chromosome 1, icAetTumi1.1, whole genome shotgun sequence genomic segment:
- the LOC109600135 gene encoding probable phospholipid-transporting ATPase IIA isoform X1 has product MEYPLQELDAEKETDFLLGNTSNHGSDMDVHTARFNRKPKKRRSLGRILCSCWCGIFKKCCGARELRSRTILLGKLPAGQFPANAIRNQKYNIITFLPLVLYQQFKFFLNLYFLIMATSQFVPDIRIGYLYTYWGPLCFVLLVTICREAIDDLRRHKRDQEVNNQKCKRLLNDRNKPYEIVAAHKLKVGDLIIVDKDERVPADLVLLRTSESSGAVFVRTDQLDGETDWKLRLAVPATQKLANDHQLFEITATVYAEKPQKDIHSFIGTFSRMDSVNNDESLDLENTLWTNCVIASGQATGVVIYTGPETRSVMNNSQPRSKVGFLDMEVNTITKLLFCAVIGLALLMMALKGFSGPWYRYLFRFILLFSYIIPISLRVNLDMGKSYYSWAIGKDPQMKGTAVRCTTIPEELGRISYLLTDKTGTLTQNSMVLKRLHLGTVSYAADSFNDVTSVLKSSFGTSESSSSTAPEKFRVSEHTRIRDAVQALALCHNVTPVYESSENSNSDTDKRIGGRKKFIKFNILDTLDKKEQALDNKQYQIIPGSITSETEADQHLQHTAEKTVTYQASSPDEVALVQWTQAVGLTLSHRDLTSMQLKVPDGRLHNYEILQIFPFTSETKRMGIIVRCLQSGKIYFYLKGADVVMGAIVQYTDWLDEEVGNMARDGLRTLVVARKILTDEQYLDFETRYNAARLSTTDRVARVAQVIESLEREMELLCITGVEDKLQDNVRATLELLRNAGIKIWMLTGDKLETATCIAKSSRLVSRTQGLHVLKKVVTRTDAHLELNAYRRKQDCALVISGESLEVCLSYYQPEFMELATAAPAVVCCRCSPTQKAQVVQLIQKHTGKRTAAVGDGGNDVSMIQQADAGIGIEGREGKQASLAGDFSIPQFSHLARLLLVHGRRSYKRSASLAQFVIHRGLIISTMQAVFSSVFYLSSVALYQGFLMVGYATVYTMFPVFSLVLDQDVSAEIALTYPELYKDLAKGRSLSFKTFFMWVLISIYQGGVIMYGALLLFEDEFIHIVAISFTSLILTELIMVALNIRTWHYLMILAELFSLALYVLSLVVLHDYFDAEFIRTKDFFWKVLVITLISCLPLYILKFLRKKFSPPSYSKLS; this is encoded by the exons ATGGAATATCCTTTGCAAGAGCTCGACGCCGAAAAAGAGACCGACTTTTTATTGGGGAACACATCAAACCATGGGAGCGACATGGACGTTCACACTGCCAGATTTAATCGCAAACCGAAGAAACGAAGGAGTTTAGGACGTATATTGTGCAG TTGTTGGTGCGGCATATTCAAGAAATGCTGCGGCGCCAGGGAGCTGCGCTCCAGGACGATACTCCTGGGCAAACTGCCGGCCGGTCAATTTCCGGCCAACGCCATCAGGAACCAGAAGTACAACATCATCACGTTCTTGCCGCTGGTGCTCTATCAGCAGTTCAAGTTCTTTTTGAACCTGTACTTTTTGATAATGGCCACTAGCCAGTTCGTACCCGACATTCGTATTGGCTATCTTTACACTTATTGGGGGCCTTTG TGTTTCGTACTTTTGGTCACCATTTGTCGGGAGGCCATAGACGATTTAAGGAGGCACAAGCGGGATCAGGAAGTCAACAATCAAAAATGTAAACGACTGTTAAACGACAGGAATAAACCTTACGAAATTGTGGCGGCCCATAAATTAAAG GTTGGCGATTTGATAATCGTCGATAAAGATGAAAGGGTGCCGGCCGATCTGGTTCTTCTACGTACCTCGGAGAGCAGTGGTGCCGTCTTCGTTCGAACCGACCAGCTGGACGGCGAAACCGATTGGAAACTTAGATTGGCCGTACCGGCTACGCAGAAGCTGGCCAACGACCATCAACTGTTCGAGATCACAGCCACCGTTTACGCCGAGAAACCCCAGAAAGACATTCACTCCTTCATTGGCACGTTCAGCAGG ATGGATTCGGTGAATAACGACGAGAGTCTCGACTTGGAGAACACTTTGTGGACCAATTGCGTTATTGCCTCTGGACAGGCCACCGGTGTTGTTATTTATACAG GTCCAGAAACGAGGTCGGTGATGAACAATTCCCAACCTCGCTCCAAGGTGGGCTTTTTGGACATGGAAGTCAACACCATCACGAAATTATTGTTCTGCGCCGTCATCGGCCTGGCCCTGCTCATGATGGCTCTTAAAGGCTTCAGTGGACCCTGGTACAGATACTTGTTCAGATTCATCCTTCTGTTCTCTTACATCATCCCTATAAG TTTGAGGGTGAATTTGGACATGGGTAAATCGTATTACTCCTGGGCCATCGGCAAGGATCCTCAGATGAAGGGCACCGCCGTCAGATGCACGACCATACCGGAGGAACTGGGCCGGATTTCGTATTTGCTGACCGATAAGACGGGCACCTTGACTCAAAACTCCATGGTGTTGAAACGGTTGCATCTGGGCACCGTCAGTTATGCAGCCGACAGTTTTAACGAC GTAACGTCAGTATTGAAAAGCTCGTTCGGCACTTCCGAAAGCAGTTCGTCGACTGCGCCTGAAAAGTTTCGAGTGTCCGAACATACGAGGATAAGGGACGCAGTCCAGGCTTTGGCCCTTTGCCACAACGTCACCCCGGTCTACGAGTCCAGCGAAAACAGTAACAGCGACACAG ATAAAAGGATTGGCGGtcgtaaaaaatttataaaatttaatattctcgaCACACTCGATAAAAAAGAACAAGCACTCGACAATAAACAATACCAAATTATACCAG GTTCGATAACGTCCGAAACTGAGGCCGACCAACACCTACAGCATACCGCCGAAAAAACGGTGACGTACCAGGCGTCCAGTCCGGACGAGGTGGCCCTCGTCCAGTGGACGCAGGCCGTCGGTCTGACGCTCAGCCATCGCGACCTCACGTCGATGCAGCTGAAGGTACCGGACGGCCGTCTTCATAACTACGAAATCCTTCAGATATTCCCGTTCACCAGCGAAACGAAGCGCATGGGCATCATCGTCCGTTGTCTGCAATCGGGCAAGatctatttttatctgaagGGTGCGGACGTGGTGATGGGGGCGATCGTTCAGTACACCGATTGGTTGGACGAGGAGGTGGGCAACATGGCCCGGGACGGGCTCAGGACTCTGGTGGTCGCCAGGAAGATCCTCACCGACGAACAGTATCTGGACTTCGAG ACGCGGTACAATGCGGCTCGTCTTTCGACCACCGACAGGGTGGCACGTGTGGCCCAAGTGATCGAATCTCTGGAACGGGAGATGGAGCTGCTGTGCATCACCGGCGTCGAGGACAAGTTGCAGGATAACGTGCGTGCCACCCTCGAATTGTTAAGGAACGCCGGCATCAAGATTTGGATGTTGACCGGCGACAAATTGGAGACTGCCACCTGCATCGCCAAGAGTTCCAGGCTCGTGTCAAGAACTCAAG GTCTGCACGTGTTGAAAAAGGTTGTAACCAGGACTGATGCCCATTTAGAGTTAAACGCCTACAGGAGGAAACAGGACTGCGCCCTCGTAATCAGTGGGGAAAGTTTAGAAGTGTGTCTCTCTTATTACCAGCCGGAGTTCATGGAGTTGGCTACTGCGGCCCCGGCCGTGGTGTGCTGCAGATGTTCCCCCACTCAAAAGGCACAAGTG GTGCAATTGATACAGAAGCACACCGGCAAGCGGACGGCGGCGGTGGGCGACGGCGGCAACGACGTGAGCATGATCCAACAGGCGGATGCCGGCATCGGTATCGAAGGCCGTGAGGGCAAACAGGCCAGTTTGGCCGGCGATTTCAGCATACCGCAGTTCTCCCATCTCGCCCGACTGCTGCTCGTGCACGGTCGCCGATCGTACAAACGATCGGCTTCCCTCGCCCAGTTCGTCATCCATCGGGGTCTCATTATATCGACCATGCAAGCCGTTTTCAGCAGTGTCTTCTATCTGAGTTCGGTGGCGCTGTATCAGGGATTCTTGATGGTGGGCTACGCGACGGTTTACACCATGTTTCCGGTGTTCAGTCTCGTGTTGGATCAGGATGTCAGCGCGGAGATCGCCTTGACTTACCCGGAACTGTATAAGGATTTGGCCAAGGGACGAAGTCTCTCGTTTAAGACGTTCTTTATGTGGGTTCTTATATCCATATATCAAG